The genomic region acattttgacataattttagtttgaatttgtctatttaaacacaatatttcagagagagcttaatatttgtcCTTGTTCTGAGGTGTGCGCGCTTCGAATAAGTGCACGcacaaattttgtcacagcgctcGAACTCGCGTCCTTtgactcttaaatgtttaaactgccaAAGCTTAcaagagtttagtttaaacactgaTATCaccgtgtgctgttcaggtctcacgcgctgtcagcacccgggtgatgacggaatattCCAGCATATGGCATTCGCATTGAacagagtgaatggtttgtccacgtttttttttttttagcagttattATAATGTTTGGGAAACCAGAATgcacatccatcaacagaaacacatTAGCCGAACCCTGTCTGTTTGATGTGTTAttgcaaaccatattacagatgcttgtCAAATTTATGTTGAACCGCGGTCCTAGCACGTTCCGAACCATGTGTGGAGAACCATACAGTtcagttcttttttttgtgaACCGTTCCATCCCTATTTCTTTCTCATTTTGATTTGTTGAGAATTTTTTATCGTTATGtaaataactgtatttaaatgtttttgtaattaactaTTCAAACTGAGCTACTTTTACATTTCTTGTTTTAGTCTATTAGTctatgtatatttttgtatattaaataataatgtggtAATGCCTAAACTTGGAAAAATCCCGAGaattaaatacagtataaatGAAAAGTACTTAattgttgaaatatttcctctttatatttttatgtatttatttatttttttgcacttcggcaggcagaaaaaaaaagattgagtCTTAGCAAGTGAACGGTGAGCCTAActgctttacatttatttaacaaattaattaaaaacaaaagactcaaaatattacaattattaaaactgtatagcaatttttgattttgattgcaaaatttgaaaacaaattattgcCATTGTAAATACTAAACATATGCTTTACTGTGACCGCACATCAGCATCATCTTCACTTTGTGAAAACAAGTTGTTCCTTGTCTCAACGTGTTATTTTGTaaataatcattcaaaatgtGCTGATGTGTCCTGTCTGTCCTCAGGCAGAAGAACTTGATCGTCTTAATATTATTCACGTGACTGGAACAAAAGGAAAGGTAAGCCAGTTCACCGAGCAATTAAACACTGAATCAAGTTATAAAAGTTGAACGAAatgcagaaaatataaaaatattttttttagggtTCAACTTGTGCCTTTacagaacagattttgagaaagtaTGGCTTCCGGACTGGATTCTACAGGTATTACAACCGGtcaaaataattcagtatttGAAGATGAATGCGTTTATAGTTATTCTGTAGTGATTATGGGAGCGGCAGGGTTTTTAAATCAGTGTTGGACAACTCCACCGTTTATTCATGCATGCACATGTAAGCGAGTTCATGCTGAACTTTCAATAAACCAGCTCTCTGAGTAACAAGGAAAGCTGTGTCACTTCAGTATTACCATGCAAATGATGTAATCAGTCTGTCCTAGGTTTTATTGAACTTTAGCTTAAGCTTAATGATTTACATAATCATTGACCATTGTTCACAGCAAGACTTTTTTGGGGCTTAAACACTATAGTAAAGTCATTACATTTTCTGTGTTATCTTTATTGTGTAGCTTGATTtgtgtgttgtttgttttctgtATCCTCTTTTTAGTTCACCTCATTTGGTGCAAGTGAGAGAGCGAATCCGAATCAACGGGCAGCCACTAGGAAAAGAGCTGTTCACCAAATACTTCTGGCAGGTGTATTGTCGACTGGAGGAGACGAAGGTGAGATGGATGGTATTTTTAAGTCAATATACAATGTAGGCATTCTATGACATTCACTAGTCAAACATCTTCCCAAGTTGTTTATATACCAGACCATTTATAAAAACGAATGGTAAAAATGGCTCCGTTATAAATCATGATGTTATGACACAATCCTGAACATGTAACATATGATGACGGTGTGAAATATGCGGATATGTGGAGCTTAGCCAAACACAATAGTGATTGTGATATGGATATATTAATGTTTGCACGTATTAATAATTGCATTTATAGTTTTATGAATGCTTTTGGATGCAAGAAACCTTCAgggaaaaatttaattataaaaaatttaattcctTTATTCGCTGCTGTGGGTGAATATGTTCATGTCCAAGCTTTTTACTTCTGAGGAAGGTTTACTTCTGCATTTGTGAACTTTGTGGTAGCTTTAAACAATGATCTGGTTTGTTTCTCTATGTCTTGAGCTCCAAGGCTTTAATTCCCATGAAAGAAGTGCATGTTTGACACTGGCTGCTCAACCATGTTTGCATCTGTTCAATGTTAATTGTGTTAAGTGTAAATGTGAGGCATCTGGCCATGTAACTGGATAATCGCAACAGCATGCCAATCATGTGAGGAAGGAGACAGTGGCTTTTGTTAAGATGTCTCTTTTGAACATCTGCATCCATGCAAGCACAGCCGTGATACGAGTAATAACCAAAgacaaactttttattttgtgttcaacctTTCAGGATGCCCATGGCGGCAGCATGCCTGCTTATTTCCGCTTTCTCACCATCTTGGCCTTTAATGTTTTTCTGAAGGAGAAGGTGAGGAACATTTCTGATCTATATTACATTAActctgtatacatatatattacatctCTATATTACATCTACTGCTGTTTTGTTTAGAACTTTGTTATCTGCAATGTCAAAGTTTAATCCTTTTGTCTGAAGATCATTGACACTTGTCTTTTATTATAAACCTTGACCAAAactctctctgtctttgtctctGCCTCTGTGCAGGTTGATTTGGCAGTCATTGAGGTTGGGATCGGTGGAGCTTATGACTGCACCAATATAATCGGGTAACACGGCACTATTCAAATCAGAGATTTTACTGTCTCTCTCTCGTCTGCTTCAGTGTAGCATGTCTAATACTCTTTGTGCCACATTATTCTAGTGTGACATCCATTAAACAGTGTTCGTCTGGCTTATTACTCAAGCGTGACATTCCTCTCATATCAACCAATCACTGATCAGCATTCTTCATGAGTTTAGTTGATTCTATCAGTCATGACTGACCACATGAACCAAGCAATGGTTATAAAAATCAAGAAATCACTCCGCATTTTATATGATCTTATTCTCAGTAAGAGCCAATAATAACAACTTTAGTCAAAAACACATGTATTTTACGTACATACAATTTCCTTTCCagtattttatacaaaaaaaatcgaattcactcaccctcaggccatccaagatgtagatgagtttgcttgTTCAATggaacagatttggggaaatgtagcattacatcacttgctcaccattggatctctgcagtgaatgtgtgcaaactcatctacatcttggatgacccgagggtgagtgcattttcagctaattttaattttgaagTGAACTATTCCTCTAGAAATTCACCACAAAGTTGCATAAACACTTCCATGTGCATTCTTCCATTTTAACCTACAAATCCTGTATTAAAATGGGAAAGGTTGTCGAGGGATGAAGTGACATGGTTAAAGGTGATGTGTGTAACATCTATGATTTTTCAAGATCACAACTATTTAGAAGGACGTTTATGTTGAAACTATCATTATCAAATATATCATTGTATTTGGTGCTGCTAATTGCACAGAAATGATACACTCCACTTGGAAGATAATTGaggattaatttatttcaatgttgttgttttttaggcgTCCCTGGGTGTGTGGCATCTCCTCTTTGGGCATAGACCACACCAGCATACTGGGAGACACCATTGAGAAAATTGCTTGGCAGAAAGGAGGGATTTTCAAGGTGAATATTTGTGGCTGTTGTGTGAAATTTTGCATGTTGGAAGTTTTTCAGTGAACGTGTTTATTGCAGCTAGGAGTTCCTGCATTCACAGTCAAACAACCTGATGGGCCGATGAATGTGCTTCAAGAGAGGGCACAAGAAATTGGGGTGAGAAATATGAATATACTACAGATTCAATTCAGAATGCAGCTAATTTTCTCACATTGCTCTTTTTCCCTCTCAGTGTTCGTTATCAGTGTGTCCTGATCTGGAGGAGTATGAGAGCGAGGGTTTGCTCAGCTTGGGTCTAGCTGGCCACCATCAGCGCAGTAATGCTTCTCTGGCTCTACAGCTCTCACACACCTGGCTGCAGAGACACTtcctcacaggtgtgtgtttctGACTGTCTATGGGTTAGTTCACATatctgtttgtgtttttaatcagctgtttgtttcTCAGATCCTGCGTCATCTCCAGTAGAGTTCAGCGGTGTGAGTTCAGCTCCAGTGTTCAAGCCTAGTCCTACAATGATCAAAGGTCTAGAAACTACACGCTATACACCCCAATTAAAAGCTCTGTTCTGAAACCTAGTGAACTGCCTTGATGTATGCTGACTACATAGGTAGCTACCTTCTCAGACAACGTTTTAACCCTTATGGAACTTTTTTGATTGATTTAGTATAGCCTACATAGGCAGCAACAAGCAAGAAACAGGGATGTGATTTATGTGGTTATAGAAGTCTACATATAAAGGACTTTTAAGGCCTCCCAATGGATTTGGTTAATTGTTCTCTATATTCTCAATGCAAGGCATTCTGGTATTGCCTTTTTACTATGAAGGATACATTTGATGTTGCcttaaaattaaacttttagAAGGCAACATAGTTATTCcggtcacttttatccaaagtgactttcagtacacttattttgaggTTATTACCCATGAAGAAATCTGGGGTTCATTGTCTTATGAGAGTCGTAGTGATTTAGTAATTGCAGCTTTTGTATGTGTACATATGTTTTCAAAGGTCTTGCAGAGACTGAGTGGCCTGGGCGCAATCAGACACTAAAACACGGTCCTGTGACGTATTTCCTGGATGGAGCTCATACTACTCGAAGCATGCTGGCTTGTGTCCGCTGGTTCAATGAAGTCACACCACAACATGAGAAAAATACTGGGTGAGAAAACCTTACTCTTTCATTTGTATTCAGAGCCAGGGACACAGACAGTAGAGCATGGTCTTTACCGTTCATTATCAACGCCAGGTCATGGGTTTAATTCCCAGGGAATTTgtgaactgataaaaatgtatagtcgctttggatgaaagcatctgctaaatgcataaatgtaaatatggacAAGAGCAGACAGTTGTTAATTTGTGTTGGTGTTCAATGCTCTTTGTGTTTGTAGGGGTTCGGTGTTGAGGGTCCTCTTATTCAACGCTACAGGAGAGAGAGACTGTGCCGCTATGCTTAAACTGCTCATAGTGAGTTATCAGTTCACacctttttaatcattttaatctgCGCTAAATTAACCAGACTCATGGTTATTTGTATTATAatgattgttttttcttttagccCTGTCACTTTGACTTTGCTGTGTTCTGTCCAAACATCACAGAGGCCATAGCGACCTGTAATGCAGGTAAGAGATTATTTCAGTCATCGTCCTGTGTAAGAGATCCAGAGGCAGATGATGATGATATGAGATCTAGTCAATCAATAAGAGGTGATGATAAATGTTTTAAGTGGTTCAGGACCAAAGTCTTTGTTAGAAACTGTAAAGCGTGCTAACTACACAACACATGTTGCATGAACTTTTGGCTAAAATCTGAtattatattgatttaaaatgcTGCATtacaaagtagtttttttttttggcaatgtaGAAAGTTTAGTGATATTTTGCTAATTTAATCTATCTTTGTTCCGGTGGCGCAGTGGTAGAGCATAgcccaaaaggttgtgggttcaattcccaggaagcataaaaactgatttaaaaaaaaaaaatacaaaaaaaaccatttatagcctgaatgcaccgtaatttgctttggataaaagcatctgccaaatgcatagatgtaatgtaaatgtaatctttCAGACCAacagaactttaatgtttccGTGGAAAACATGCTCACACGTTGCTTGGACAACCAGCAGAGCTGGCGCGTTCTGAATGGCCAGGAGGAGAAGCCAGAGGCGGAGCTTCTGATCGGAGGAGGTTTGCCATTGGTGGCAGAAAGACACAGCCACACACTGGTGTTTCCCTGCATCCTCAGCGCCCTGCAGTGGATCAGTCAGGGAAGAGACTCCGTTCTGTCCGACCCAAATAAATGTGTCATACCCCTTAAACCTAGCATAAACGCGAAAGCTGCTCCACTTCGAGAGGCTGTAAGCATACACGTCCTCATCACAGGTAGTTTACACCTGGTGGGAGGGGCTTTAAAACACTTGGACCCTGCTTTAAACTCATAACGGACATATGCATGTGTCTGCAGTGTCAGACCGCCTGCCACACGCAGCAAGAGCACCACCTAGTGCCTGAACCCTCTGTTTCGGTACTTAAAAGTAAAAGTTGAATGAAGTAAAAATGAAGATTTGCTGAAagtgtactcaccctcaagtcatccaaggtgtagaggagtttgtttgtttatcaccgcagaatgagagtccaaacagctgataaaaaaaaaatcccaaaaatcCACAAAACTTTTGTGatgtgaaaagctgcgtgtttgtaagaaacaaatccatcactaaagggtttttactttaaaccattgctttcagttaaaatatccataatccataacactTCCTCACTTGGAAAAGTCCATGCCTTTCCTCTCGCATCAAAATCCAACcacataattatttataaaacgtTTGGCTTGTAAAcgatgcttgatctgtgcatatttctctcctgattcagacaagatgactttttccaCTGGAGAAAGCTATAATATGTACTCTATATTTTTAGCCGGAATCAGGTTTAAAggaaaaatgtcttgatggatttatttataataatggattttttttttacttcacaagacattaactgacgaactggagtggtgtagattattgtgatgtttttatcagctgacggcacccattcactgcagaggatccattggtgagcaagtgatgtaatgatacatttctccaaatctgttctgatgaagaaacaaactcctctaccaTCTTTGATGACGTGAGGGTGAGAAAACTGTcaacaaatgtacatttttgtgtgaactattcctttaacagttGAGTATTCGAAGGTTTTCTGCAAAtcatgtttgaaatattttgttctAGAATCCATGCATTCTATATCCTGAAGAGCATTGGACTAGTTCATCCGTTAATGTAAAAAGCACATAAATCTGAATCTACTTGAGCTGTTTACGATTACTTTAATGGGATACTTTAATTTGAAGTACTTGCATTCAGTTCATTTTCTGTGTAAGCTTCTTTGTTTTACACTacaattttgatgtttttaactgGATTTTTCCATTCATGAAATATAAAGTCAGGTTGCCTGTTCATCattgtttgtgttattttttttattgcactgaTATAATTGGGCCATATATAAAACACTGTTCTATAATAATTTAATGTGTCATTTCTCACACATGCACGGGGAAGTTTACATTCATAAGTGGATGCAAAACAATATTCAAAGCATGTCAACATTGTGGTTCCCACATCCGTTCATAGTGTATACAAATGtgttaaatgtttgtgtgtgtgtgtgtatatacattacAGAACTGGAGATGTATAAAAATGGACTGTCAAATATGACAtcattttttgtagcattttatgtACTGTAGTATTTTCAAATACAACTTTGATTTTTGAATATGGTTACGTGGTTTTGGGATAATTTGTTATATATGAAAGCCTGGATAATTAATATAGCAATAATGTGACTAGAAATGTATTTTGACCAATAAATATTATACCAATCTTGTCTTAAAGTGCAAAAGGGTGCTATTAAAGTCTTCGAGTGCGGTGTATACCAGatggaattaaataaaaagaaaaattgaatTTTGTGTCTGTATtatataatactttttatatttattatatgcatATACAGTTTCTAATTTCCAGTTTGGTTAATGACGGATTATTTATAAGTGGcattaattaatcattaataatagATTAAGTATGGTGTTGATGGGCAAAAATCGTTTTGAACCAATTGATTCGATCTACagaacaataaaaatgttttaaaatccctTTTGACTGTAGAGTAGCTTTGTGTAGTAACCGCTGGTCTTCCGAGCTGCAGGTGGCGCTAGAGTGTTTTCTTGCCGAGGTTGAATCCGTCCTGTGCGGACCGCAGAGGAACAGCAAGAGGAACTTACAAAATCGTAAGGTTCAGCGGTGGCGATAAGTAcgaatattttcataatattctCTATTTTATCAGtcatttaaagtattaaaaactCGATTTTGCTTCTCTTTAAGATGTCAAGCACAAATCAGTACTGTTTAAATGTAGTTTGTCATTTAAATGACGGTGTAAAGCTGATgtttgtgcgtgtgcgtgtgggTTTGGTATTTTGTTTTTTATCGGGCCGATTGAAGAACTCTGAATCACCCACACAACCAAAACAGCCTCATAAAAGAGTAAGTATTGTCATATTTAAAACGTAAATTTGCCAAAATGGACATCTAAGAGTCTTGTCGTTATAATTAGTTCAATGGAAGAACGTCAGAAAGTAAACGGAGCTCTTCGTCGTGTTTTAAACATGGGTATGCCTGTTGTGTGTGTTCAGGCCGGACAGAGAGGCCGCCATCATGTCTAAATACTATGATGGGGTCGAGTTTCCCTTCTGTGATGAGTTCTCTAAATATGAGAAGCTGAAAAAGATCGGCCAGGGCACATTTGGGTGAGTATTTGGTGTTTTGGTAAATTCATATTTAACCTTGATGTTTATTATTGCTGTAATCCCCTGGCAGGAAAACAGTGATTGATGTGATTttcatagttcacccaaaaatgtaaataagctGATGTACTCTcgggtcatccaagatgtagataggATATGTTTCATGATTTAGAGAAATTCAGTAtaaccagagacaatttataagacacatgccacttcctcaatcctcagtGGGCTAGTTGCATGCGGTTGCAtgtctccgccatcttggatttccggtcttgcgagtgtgtgcgtagttatttccggttgtgctaaacgtcagtgctgagtagtgatgggaagttcggatcattttaccgactcggacttttgagtctcgttcagcaaaatgaacgaatcttttttcgagtcatttcgttcattttagcaaaatgtaatgaaaatgttatgtgttacttccccaacacatctagtacttacgcaaacgttgatcccactaaaaacaatacaaaactaaaatgctataagatacagaaaaaaaaattccttctttacctgggtcttcagtctgtgattagctcacttcacctcttatctgacgagagtcctcgggtttaagtcattccttaatcacgtgacagccacatacgcaaaactaacgcagtcttgagtcggaaagagaattgattagttcatctcatgagtctttcgggtttcgggtcgagtttgactcgttccttaatcacgtgacagacccatacgcaaaactaacgcagtcttgagccggaaagagaattgattagttcatctcatgagtctttcgggtctcgggtcgagtttgactcgttccttaatcacgtgacagacccatacgctatttctgacatttctgtcactgtgtttttgttactgtttgttgaggatctgtggtttgttattattttataaataaataaaaccctgttataaataaaatattgattaatttgtctttttgactgtctatcggtaaataaacactaggctatataataatataataattcaagcttacaataaaaagtatttatactagtttgttcatttttactccaattttgagtttgctagtataataattgcttttcctaggcagacttgacatattggtgtaatacatgtataagaagattgctcaaaaaaggacataatgacatatacattaaaagcaaataaaattttgaattcgaattattaatgttagtttaaaaacttaaggttatgataacttcagctttaacagttttaacccagctcagagtgaggaggatactttagatcctggtgcgactgccagtgcaggggccatgttttgggaagactttgaagagagggtagcaagcttgaggccttctgctacctcttctaagacctcagatgctataaaggtgcaggcctaccttgcagagccacttttaaccccgcacatcagaccctctggcctggtggaggagatgttcaccagtatacaaaagcctttctgaagtcacaaagacaagactttgcattgtggccacatctgtgccatctgaaagaattttttctaaaactgggcagattatttcagatagaagaaacagactcagcccatccaaggtcagggagcttgttttttttaatgcaaacatgccttaaagcaagtcctaaaaatatagccacagtgtgttatttattttaaagcttatttatttttatttatttagaaaaagactagcttgttgtgcaatatttttgttgttgttgtgattttaaaggtaatttgttattgttataaggctccgtagctttagtatctcttcattttcatttatttttatttaaatggtttaaaattatttggggaatagttatactctttgatataaagtttttattttggcacaaaagtgttatttattttaaaatgtattcattttaaattattatataaaaaaagcaaagcttgttgtgcaatatttagtttttctctttttttcctttttt from Carassius carassius chromosome 47, fCarCar2.1, whole genome shotgun sequence harbors:
- the LOC132130826 gene encoding folylpolyglutamate synthase, mitochondrial-like, giving the protein MLRVSRVLERLRACTEASARNRHWTKIAELSVKFSSTKTAPRFRRMDYQDAVCTLNTLQTNASALEQVKRERGHPQLQLQAMRGFLQRAGLKAEELDRLNIIHVTGTKGKGSTCAFTEQILRKYGFRTGFYSSPHLVQVRERIRINGQPLGKELFTKYFWQVYCRLEETKDAHGGSMPAYFRFLTILAFNVFLKEKVDLAVIEVGIGGAYDCTNIIGRPWVCGISSLGIDHTSILGDTIEKIAWQKGGIFKLGVPAFTVKQPDGPMNVLQERAQEIGCSLSVCPDLEEYESEGLLSLGLAGHHQRSNASLALQLSHTWLQRHFLTDPASSPVEFSGVSSAPVFKPSPTMIKGLAETEWPGRNQTLKHGPVTYFLDGAHTTRSMLACVRWFNEVTPQHEKNTGGSVLRVLLFNATGERDCAAMLKLLIPCHFDFAVFCPNITEAIATCNADQQNFNVSVENMLTRCLDNQQSWRVLNGQEEKPEAELLIGGGLPLVAERHSHTLVFPCILSALQWISQGRDSVLSDPNKCVIPLKPSINAKAAPLREAVSIHVLITGSLHLVGGALKHLDPALNS